One genomic region from Phragmites australis chromosome 1, lpPhrAust1.1, whole genome shotgun sequence encodes:
- the LOC133921912 gene encoding uncharacterized protein LOC133921912, whose product MASLTTTTSSPAALPAATTASSAAAASSISPHAGTSKRPLLAGDDAPWRVAATAAGQGIRPVPRIHHAPVLRVATRDDSAAYALAVMKHPDPIGEGLAMEAIAEAAGPECIVPGQQAPLRLMGLKIWPLDIDMKFLEPFGRELHSMKKFMDKSCSVMDSSLANK is encoded by the exons ATGGCGTccctcaccaccaccacctcctccccggccgCCCTCCCGGcggccaccaccgcctcctctgcGGCCGCGGCGTCGTCCATCTCCCCTCACGCTGGGACATCCAAGCGGCCGCTCCTCGCGGGCGACGACGCTCCCTGGCGCGTCGCGGCCACCGCCGCGGGGCAGGGGATCCGCCCCGTCCCGCGCATCCACCACGCCCCCGTACTCCGCGTCGCCACGCGGGACGATTCTGCCGCCTACGCCCTCGCCGTCATGAAG CATCCGGATCCGATTGGGGAGGGGCTGGCCATGGAGGCGATCGCGGAGGCGGCCGGGCCGGAGTGCATCGTGCCCGGGCAGCAGGCTCCGCTGCGGCTCATGGGGCTCAAG ATTTGGCCCCTTGATATAGATATGAAGTTCCTAGAGCCTTTTGGACGGGAGTTACATTCCATGAAAAAG TTCATGGACAAGTCATGCAGTGTTATGGACTCATCTCTAGCAAATAAGTAG